A window of Auraticoccus monumenti contains these coding sequences:
- a CDS encoding sigma-54-dependent transcriptional regulator family protein, protein MGHDRAVPIGVDPSRLARALHDAHDSFVSTGDVHPALRSLVLDSWRRSVGDGVDPEHQLAPIRLDDAALADVRAAHPLRTVMPVIRRLLTDSATDAGLMVAVSDAVGQLLWVEGDPVLRARAEATHFVAGADWSEGAIGTNAPGTALALGEAVQIFGPEHLSRPVASWSCSASPIRDPDTGAVLGVLDLSGGPDVVSLSSVGLVRATVAAVEAQLRIERLTPTRPRARASGSRSRPRIDVLGTHAAAVQHWGTTTRLTLRHSELVLLLAMSADGLTAGQLAVALSEDELPEVTIRAELSRLRTVLTPLELLSRPYRFGEEVDTDVVRLRRLLASGALRRAVALYRGPVLPMSQAPAVEQLRDDLHLQLRSALLGADDADALLAFADTPHGRYDLEVWERGLECLPASSPRRFQVEEHVRALEVEHGL, encoded by the coding sequence ATGGGTCACGACCGAGCGGTGCCCATCGGGGTGGATCCCTCCCGTCTGGCGAGGGCGCTCCACGACGCCCACGACTCCTTCGTCAGCACGGGGGACGTGCACCCGGCACTCCGCTCGCTGGTGCTGGACTCCTGGCGCCGCAGCGTGGGTGACGGCGTGGACCCGGAGCACCAGCTGGCCCCCATCCGGCTCGACGACGCCGCCCTGGCCGACGTGCGTGCCGCGCACCCGCTCCGCACCGTGATGCCGGTGATCCGCCGGCTGCTGACCGACAGCGCCACCGACGCCGGGCTGATGGTCGCGGTCAGCGACGCGGTCGGGCAGCTGCTCTGGGTCGAGGGCGACCCCGTGCTGCGCGCCAGGGCCGAGGCCACCCACTTCGTGGCCGGGGCCGACTGGTCGGAGGGGGCGATCGGCACCAACGCCCCCGGGACGGCCCTGGCGCTGGGCGAGGCGGTGCAGATCTTCGGTCCCGAGCACCTCTCGCGCCCGGTCGCCTCCTGGAGCTGCTCGGCCTCCCCGATCCGCGACCCCGACACCGGTGCCGTGCTGGGGGTGCTCGACCTCTCCGGGGGTCCGGACGTGGTGTCGCTGTCCAGCGTGGGGCTGGTCCGGGCCACCGTCGCGGCGGTCGAGGCCCAGCTTCGGATCGAGCGGCTCACTCCCACCCGACCCCGCGCCCGGGCGTCCGGCTCCCGCTCCCGACCGCGGATCGACGTCCTCGGCACCCACGCCGCCGCCGTGCAGCACTGGGGGACCACCACCCGGCTGACCCTGCGCCACAGCGAGCTGGTGCTGCTCCTGGCGATGTCCGCCGACGGCCTCACCGCGGGGCAGCTCGCGGTGGCGCTGAGCGAGGACGAGCTCCCCGAGGTGACCATCCGGGCCGAGCTGTCCCGGCTCCGGACGGTGCTGACGCCGCTGGAGCTGCTGTCGCGGCCCTACCGGTTCGGCGAGGAGGTCGACACCGACGTGGTCCGGCTCCGCCGCCTGCTGGCTTCGGGGGCGCTGCGACGGGCGGTCGCCCTTTACCGCGGTCCGGTGCTGCCGATGTCCCAGGCCCCGGCGGTGGAGCAGCTGCGCGACGACCTGCACCTGCAGCTGCGGTCGGCCCTGCTGGGTGCTGACGACGCCGACGCCCTGCTCGCCTTCGCCGACACCCCCCACGGGCGGTACGACCTCGAGGTGTGGGAACGGGGGCTGGAGTGCCTGCCGGCCTCGTCGCCGCGTCGGTTCCAGGTGGAGGAGCACGTCCGTGC
- a CDS encoding TFIIB-type zinc ribbon-containing protein, giving the protein MELRCPKCESPMRQYERNGITIDQCSQCKGIFLDRGELERLSEAEGSYYAQASAPPPPGYPAQPGGYPPPQAAMPYQQQRWGSPGSPDSPHHYGQQGHRRRRKSFLGELFD; this is encoded by the coding sequence ATGGAACTGCGGTGTCCCAAGTGCGAGTCCCCGATGCGTCAGTACGAGCGCAACGGCATCACCATCGACCAGTGCAGCCAGTGCAAGGGGATCTTCCTGGACCGAGGCGAGCTGGAGCGGCTGAGCGAGGCCGAGGGCTCCTACTACGCCCAGGCCTCGGCCCCGCCGCCGCCCGGGTACCCGGCCCAGCCCGGCGGATACCCGCCGCCGCAGGCCGCGATGCCGTACCAGCAGCAGCGCTGGGGCAGCCCCGGCTCACCGGACTCCCCGCACCACTACGGGCAGCAGGGTCACCGCCGCCGTCGCAAGTCCTTCCTGGGCGAGCTCTTCGACTGA